In one Kwoniella botswanensis chromosome 3, complete sequence genomic region, the following are encoded:
- a CDS encoding ribosome biogenesis protein ERB1 has translation MAPRNATASSSRAASSSISRPVKSNGNAGPSTIRTKKRAVQEVSEDEDDEDFGAAGSGIDMSDDEDAEEEEDEEDEEEFPEFDSEIEDDNEQDGDGDDETEEEEELDDEESGSESGYNSSDIEAMYGESDEDDDQEDYSPPTSPSSSHKELSTDEKLSKMIAKNSIKPDDSLGTDAKISRAKEGVGRLVPSKLVEGGYKREYDDYEAGYGSESSTEDNPNTVGNIPMEWYDDLPHIGYDVNGRKIFRPAQGDELDKFLSNTEDPAAWTSAEDKLLQQSVQLTDKELDIIRRLERAENPDADYDPYQPTIEWFTGEGNERVMPLSAAPEPKRRFVPSKWEHKKIMKIVKAIREGRIIPNKPSAAKPTVYAIWSESDQSNLQHAMYMPAPQLPPPKTIESYNPPEEYLLTEEEKKEWEETDKEDRKIDFLPAKYDSLRLVPGYKNLVQERFERCLDLYLAPRTRKVKLNIDPESLIPKLPAPKELKPFPISTSVVYRHPESSRVRSVSTSPDGLWVATGSEDGVVRVWDLGNGREVWKWDLKNGAIQHLSFSPYKDECLLTALVSGKIAVLSPLALVSPSVAANTLTHANTAFASSAATTKIGAGKDIKGVESIKWVRPNENERERGVLVYVEVPGTPKQVSWHRKGDYFATVASDASNKSVLIHQLSKHSTQSPFKKLPGQVQKVIFHPSKPHFFVATQRYIRQYDLSSQTLVRTLQSGVKWISSLDLHPRGDNLIIGSYDKKLAWFDLDLSNKPYKTLRYHTKALRSVVYHPTLPLFASASDDGTIHIFHCTIYQDLMQNPLIVPLKILRGHKITDGIGVLDLSWVSGKPWLVSSGADGEVRLWCS, from the exons ATGGCACCTCGGAACGCTACTGCCAGTAGCTCAAGAGCAGCTTCTAGCTCCATATCGAGACCGGTAAAATCCAACGGGAATGCTGGTCCTTCGACTATCAGAACCAAGAAGAGAGCTGTACAAGAAGTatccgaagatgaagatgatgaggatttcGGCGCTGCGGGAAGTGGAATAGAtatgagtgatgatgaagatgctgaagaagaagaagatgaggaagatgaagaggagttTCCAGAATTTGATAgtgagattgaagatgataatgaacAAGATGGAGACGGGGACGATGAaacggaggaagaggaggaattAGACGACGAAGAGAGTGGATCGGAATCAGGATACAATTCATCAGATATTGAAGCTATGTATGGTGAatccgatgaagatgacgaccAAGAAGATTATTCTCCACctacatcaccttcatcatcgcATAAAGAATTGTCAACAGATGAGAAATTGTCAAAGATGATAGCGAAGAACTCGATCAAACCTGATGATTCGCTAGGTACCGATGCCAAGATCTCAAGGGCGAAGGAAGGTGTGGGTAGATTGGTACCTAGTAAACTCGTTGAGGGGGGGTATAAAAGggaatatgatgattatgaagCTGGTTATGGAAGTGAAAGTTCAACTGAAGAT AACCCAAACACAGTCGGAAACATCCCTATGGAATGGTACGATGATCTACCTCATATAGGGTACGATGTGAATGGTCGAAAGATCTTCAGACCCGCTCAAGGTGATGAGTTGGACAAATTCTTATCCAACACTGAAGATCCTGCTGCATGGACATCAGCCGAAGATAAACTATTACAACAATCTGTTCAATTGACAGACAAAGAATTAGATATTATTAGAAGGTTGGAAAGAGCTGAAAACCCTGATGCCGATTATGATCCGTACCAACCTACGATCGAATGGTTCACTGGTGAAGGTAATGAACGAGTCATGCCTTTGAGTGCTGCTCCAGAGCCTAAGAGGAGATTCGTGCCATCCAAATGGGAAcacaagaag ATAATGAAAATCGTCAAAGCTATTAGAGAAGGTCGAATCATCCCTAACAAACCTTCAGCAGCTAAACCTACAGTCTATGCCATTTGGTCAGAATCTGATCAATCTAATTTACAACATGCAATGTACATGCCCGCCCCTCAACTACCTCCTCCAAAAACTATCGAATCGTACAACCCACCTGAAGAATACCTATTaacagaggaagagaaaaaagaatgggaagaaacagataaagaagatcgaaagatcGATTTCTTACCTGCCAAATATGATTCTCTTAGATTAGTACCCGGATATAAAAACCTCGTTCAAgaaaggtttgaaagatgtttAGATCTATACCTTGCGCCCCGTACACGAAAGGTCAAATTGAATATCGATCCTGAAAGTTTGATACCTAAATTACCTGCTCCGAAGGAACTCAAACCATTCCCCATTTCGACTTCAGTCGTTTATAGACATCCCGAAAGTTCAAGAGTAAGATCAGTATCTACTTCACCGGATGGACTATGGGTAGCTACTGGATCTGAAGATGGAGTAGTCAGAGTATGGGATTTAGGTAATGGTAGGGAAGTTTGGAAATGGGATTTGAAAAATGGTGCCATTCAACATTTATCTTTCTCACCTTATAAAGATGAATGTCTTTTGACCGCTCTGGTATCTGGGAAAATAGCTGTTTTATCGCCACTAGCTTTAGTATCTCCCTCAGTAGCTGCCAATACCCTCACACATGCCAATACCGCTTTCGCAAGTAGTGCCGCTACGACCAAGATTGGTGCCGGGAAGGATATCAAGGGTGTAGAATCGATCAAATGGGTTAGAccgaatgagaatgaaagagaacGAGGAGTGTTGGTTTATGTGGAAGTGCCAGGTACACCGAAACAGGTTAGCTGGCATAGGAAAGGTGATTACTTCGCTACGGTCGCGAGTGATG CCTCCAATAAATCCGTATTGATCCATCAACTATCCAAACACTCCACTCAATCACCATTCAAGAAACTACCAGGCCAAGTCCAAAAAGTGATTTTCCACCCTTCCAAACCACATTTCTTCGTTGCCACTCAACGTTATATACGACAATACGACCTTTCGTCTCAGACGCTTGTCCGAACTTTACAGTCCGGTGTAAAATGGATTTCGTCCTTGGATTTACATCCGCGAGGGGACAATTTGATCATTGGATCGTATGATAAGAAATTGGCTTGGTTCgatttggatttgagtaaTAAACCATATAAGACTTTAAG ATATCACACCAAAGCTTTACGATCTGTAGTCTACCACCCAACTTTACCACTCTTCGCTTCAGCTTCAGATGACGGCAccattcatatcttccattgTACGATCTACCAAGACCTCATGCAAAATCCCTTAATCGTACCTCTCAAGATCCTGAGAGGTCACAAGATCACCGATGGGATTGGAGTGTTGGACTTAAGTTGGGTAAGTGGGAAACCCTGGTTGGTAAGTAGTGGTGCGGATGGTGAAGTCAGATTATGGTGTTCATAG